From the Oceanispirochaeta sp. genome, the window TCAGGAGACCATTCTCCCAGTATCCCTGGTCCAATATCAGCTTCTGAAGGTAGGGGACATTATTCAGGAGGATCACACCCTTTTGAATGGATATCTTTCTCATCCCGAAGTAGGACGATACCGAGTCAACTAGCATCCCTTGATTCAACAGTGATATTTTCACATCAAACAGATTGGGGTTCTCGGGGTTCCAGAGGAAATCAGAGTCCAGTTCGTCATCGATATCGATGTTGACGGTGATAACGGGGTAGCGGCTGTTGGAACTGACTTCCATAGTTTTAAAGGGCGCTCCTTTAAAATTCAGTTCTGCTTTGATGGTCAAGCCGGGAGTAAAGTGTCTGATTGACAGATCCATTTTTGCGGATTTTGTATCAATATCCGGAGTTATATAAAGGGATTCCAGATAGGTTTTCCCCACTTTTGCAAGCCAGACGGACTGCCAAATGCCTGTTGTGGGGGTGTACCAGCATCCAAAAGGTTTCTCCCTCCAGTTCTGCTTGCCCCGGGGCTGTACCGGATCTGCCTGGTCTTCTACCCTAATGACAATGGAGTTCTTACCACTCTTTAGAAGGAGGCTGGCATCAAATGAGAAGGAGCAGTTCCCTCCAGTGTGCTGACCAAGGAACTGTCCGTTGATCCAAACCTTTGTTTCAAAATCAACGGCACCGAAGTTCAGAAGGACCCTCTTGTCCAGGAATTCTGCATCCAGGATCAAATCTTTCCTATACCAGACTACAGGGTGCATGGCTTTATCATGAATGCCGCTTAAGGAGCTCTGGTAACAGTAGGGAACCAGTATTTCAGATTGAAACTTATGATCCGAAAACCATTGTTCCGTTTCCCCCCTGTTGCTGTCGTCCCATTCGAAATCCCATTTTCCGTTTAGGTCAATCCATTGTTTTCTTGTAAAGTCGGGTCTGGGGTAATCGTTTATTTTAGTATTCTCAGTGCTCATCTTAATCTCTCTTTTTATATAATTTATCTTCCGCCCATACCGGACAGCATCGTACCTTCAATAATTTTACGTTGAAAAATCCCGTAAAGGATCAATGCCGGCAGAATCGCAATAAAGGCTCCGGCTAACACCAGAGACCTTTCCGTCGCATAGGTTCCGTTTAAGACGGTCAGACCAACGGGAAGAGTTCTCATCTCCAGCTTGTTCATGACGATCAGTGGCCAGAACAGATCATTCCAGCTTGCCAGGAATGTAATGATTCCCAGAGCGATAAGACCGGATTTCACCTGGGGAACCATGATGCTGAAATAGGTTCTCAATTTACCCACACCATCGATCATGGCCGATTCCTCAAACTCTCTGGGAATGGTCAAAAAAAACTGCCGCATTAGAAATACACCGAAGACACTGGCGATTCCCGGCAACAAGAGGGCTAGATAATTGTCCAGGAGTTTGAGGTTCTTGATGGTCAGATAGACCGGAATCATGGTGACCTGTGTCGGAATCATCATCGTAAACAGGAGCAGCATAAAGAGCAGATTTTTCCCAGGCATTTTCAATCTCGCAAAGGCGTAGGCTGCCAGGCTCACAACGCTGAGCTGCAAAACTACCATTGAAGAGGATACAAAGAGGGAATTGAAGAACCAGTTGGGGAGCATGAGATCCTGGCGTTTGAAAACATCAATATAATTCTTCAAAGAGGGATGGTGCAGCATGAGGGAGGGCACCTTGAAGGCATACTCCTTTGGCTCCATTGATACCTTAAATGTAAATACCAGTGGGATAAGGCACAGGATGGTTAATATTATCAAGAATCCCTGCAAGAGGAGTGCATTGTAGTTTATTTTTTTTCTTTTCATCTTGTTAACCTTTTAGTATTGGATTCTTGTTTTTTTAGATCCGAGTATGAGCTGAGTTCCGGTTATCACAAATATGATCAGAGCCAGTCCAATGGCGATAGCCGCTCCATAACCCATACGGTAATAGCGCCATGCTGTATGGTAGAGGTAATATATAGTTGTGTAGGACTCACGGCCCGGACCACCGGCGGTGATCAGATAGGATTGTCCAAAAACTTGAAGGTGGGCAATAAACTGAGTGATGATGATGAACAGCAGAGACGGTGCCATCAGAGGTATTGTCAATCTGATGAAGAGCTGCCTGCTGCTGGCTCCATCTATTCTGGCTGCTTCGTAGCAGCTGACCGGAAGATTCTGCAAACCCGCCAGGAAAATCAGCATGGGACCGCCAAACCCCCACCACAGGGATGCCAGGCTTAAGGTAGGGATGACCAGGTTCTTGTCTCCCAGCCAATTGATGGGAGTAATCCCAATGACCCCTAACAGTGCATTAATGACACCATACTGTGTGTTAAAAGCCCATCCCATGACGATACCCATGGCCGCCACCGAAAGTACCACAGGGGTATAGAAAATAAACCTGTAAAAGTTCTTCCCTTTGATGGGTTTATTCACTGCATCGGCAACAATAAATGAGAATATGGTCGTGGCGATGGCGGTAAGGGTGGCAAAGTAGATTGTATTGCGAAGAGCCTGCCACCATATTTTATCATTCAGAAGAGTCCTATAGTTCTTGAGACCGATAAAGGGATGCTCTTCTGCCAGAATCGGCCATTTATGCAGGCTCATAAACATCGAGTAGAAGATGGGGCCGATAGTAAAGATGCAAAAGAAGAAGAGGAAAGGCAGAAGAAAGAGATAATTTCCGCCAATATCTTTGATTTTTCTAATTGATACACGCTTTGATGCCATTGAATTTTCCCTTAATGATATTAAAAACCTCCCCCAGAGGGGAGGTTTATTTTAAGAATCAGAAACCTCTGTCAAGGATAGACTGAACTGTGTCGTTAGCATCATTCAATGCTTCATCAACAGTCTTCAGACCATTCAGGCAAGCATCAAGCTCGGGCATATAACCCTTGTCTATGATCTCTGTAATGGCAACATGCCCCTGGTCAAATCGTCCCTGTCTTGCAAAACTTTTTCCGTAAGTGACGGCAATAGGAACCTCCGCAGGATCAAGTGAGTTTCGAACAGACAAGCTGGCAGGAGGCATACCTGCAGTGGCCCATTCTTTTGTGTTATTAAACATGTAATTAATCAGATCTTTTGCTGCTGCCAGTTTCTCACCGGAAAGTCCGGCAGGCATGTAGAATACATGACCACTGGTCCAGACGGCAGCCTGTTTTTTACCAATCCGGGGATATTCCCACACGGAATAGTCCATCTTGTTGTCTTCAAGGAAGTTGAACATCCAGCAACCTTCGGGAATGATGGCCACCTGGTCGTTGGCAAAACTCTGCCATCCGTCAAATCCTGCAGGAATGGGTGCAACATGATATTTGTAGATCAAATCATAGAGAAATTGTAAAGAGGATTTTGCCGCGGCTGTGTTTAAAGTGGCGTTTCCTTTGCCGTCTGTCCAGTCTCCGCCATTCTGCCATAGAATGGTCAGGAATTGAGGTTTCAGCCAGGATGTATGGGTTCCCCATTGAACAACATTTTTAGCATCAAATCCAGCCTGTGTTGCGTTCTTACCGCTGGCATCCAGTGTCAGCTTCTGTGCCAGGGCAATGAATTCAGCTTCATTTTTTGGAACCATCG encodes:
- a CDS encoding glycoside hydrolase family 2 protein; the encoded protein is MSTENTKINDYPRPDFTRKQWIDLNGKWDFEWDDSNRGETEQWFSDHKFQSEILVPYCYQSSLSGIHDKAMHPVVWYRKDLILDAEFLDKRVLLNFGAVDFETKVWINGQFLGQHTGGNCSFSFDASLLLKSGKNSIVIRVEDQADPVQPRGKQNWREKPFGCWYTPTTGIWQSVWLAKVGKTYLESLYITPDIDTKSAKMDLSIRHFTPGLTIKAELNFKGAPFKTMEVSSNSRYPVITVNIDIDDELDSDFLWNPENPNLFDVKISLLNQGMLVDSVSSYFGMRKISIQKGVILLNNVPYLQKLILDQGYWENGLLTAPSDDALKEDILKAKAMGFNGARKHQKMEDPRYYYWADRLGFLVWGEMPSNYHFSRKGIELIATEWQDFIKRSYNHPSIVAWVPVNESWGVWNIIVDKQKQQFCDMLYHLTKSLDPSRIVSSNDGWEQGKSDICAIHDYTADGKDFLEKASRKEKYLETYSDSRFIYAQGYKYEGQPVILTEYGGIAFDDGLEGWGYQGKVKNEAEFLDRFKSITEAILQTGYFFGFCYTQLTDVQQEINGLLRPDRSFKVAPEKIKKILDGLR
- a CDS encoding carbohydrate ABC transporter permease, with the translated sequence MKRKKINYNALLLQGFLIILTILCLIPLVFTFKVSMEPKEYAFKVPSLMLHHPSLKNYIDVFKRQDLMLPNWFFNSLFVSSSMVVLQLSVVSLAAYAFARLKMPGKNLLFMLLLFTMMIPTQVTMIPVYLTIKNLKLLDNYLALLLPGIASVFGVFLMRQFFLTIPREFEESAMIDGVGKLRTYFSIMVPQVKSGLIALGIITFLASWNDLFWPLIVMNKLEMRTLPVGLTVLNGTYATERSLVLAGAFIAILPALILYGIFQRKIIEGTMLSGMGGR
- a CDS encoding carbohydrate ABC transporter permease, with the translated sequence MASKRVSIRKIKDIGGNYLFLLPFLFFFCIFTIGPIFYSMFMSLHKWPILAEEHPFIGLKNYRTLLNDKIWWQALRNTIYFATLTAIATTIFSFIVADAVNKPIKGKNFYRFIFYTPVVLSVAAMGIVMGWAFNTQYGVINALLGVIGITPINWLGDKNLVIPTLSLASLWWGFGGPMLIFLAGLQNLPVSCYEAARIDGASSRQLFIRLTIPLMAPSLLFIIITQFIAHLQVFGQSYLITAGGPGRESYTTIYYLYHTAWRYYRMGYGAAIAIGLALIIFVITGTQLILGSKKTRIQY
- a CDS encoding ABC transporter substrate-binding protein, yielding MKKFLYLTVMALLIFSTQLFAAGQQDEKAVVEVTADEDAAIVTEAGSGDLKLIFWNGLTGSDGVTLDGIIENYTKKNTDVSVRVEKMEWSTYFDKLLTSLVSGNPPDLFLLHEFEIPQFASQGVLLDTSDFFKPVGPIDKKDFEPAYLKALEYEGGFYGVPLDRHGWGVVVNNKLFHAAGIDPTMVPKNEAEFIALAQKLTLDASGKNATQAGFDAKNVVQWGTHTSWLKPQFLTILWQNGGDWTDGKGNATLNTAAAKSSLQFLYDLIYKYHVAPIPAGFDGWQSFANDQVAIIPEGCWMFNFLEDNKMDYSVWEYPRIGKKQAAVWTSGHVFYMPAGLSGEKLAAAKDLINYMFNNTKEWATAGMPPASLSVRNSLDPAEVPIAVTYGKSFARQGRFDQGHVAITEIIDKGYMPELDACLNGLKTVDEALNDANDTVQSILDRGF